TACCGTTTGCGATTAGTTTTTTAAGCTTTTCTCTCTCGTAGTTAAGTAGTCCTGAAATTTGAAGAAGTTTGATGTATTGTTCTTTGATAATGTTTGCGCCGTGATAAAAAGCTGCTTCATTTAGCTCTTTATTGTGAAAATAGATTTGAATTTGGCGCACATACTCTTTGATATTACTATCTTTAAATTTTGATATAAAGCTTAAAATATTTGATATTACGTCATCTGGAAGCTTTGATTTTAAAATTTCACTCTTTGCGATAAAGTCCTCATCTCTATTTGCAATTTTAGCTATTATTGCGTCAAATGCTAAATTTATAGCACTCTCTTCCTTTTCTTCTTCAAGCCATCTTATTAACGCATTTTGATTGCCAGAAATTAGTTCCATTAGGGCCTTATACAAATTAACCTCTTTTATATTCGGATCTTGCGCTAAATTTTCAGTTATCTCTTTAATAAATTTTGTGTTATTAATACTATTTATGTCGTTTGATATTGCACCAAATATTCCGGCAAGATGATTTGTCGGATCAAGGTGATAACTTGTAATAAAGTGCTTTGCCGCAAGAGAGAAGTTTCCAAGTTGAGCGTAACTTAAAGCAAGGTTATAGTGAAGCACTGAGTGCTCCGGATAGATTGAAATAAGCTTTGCAAAATGCGTATTTGCCTCTTTTAGTTTGTAGTTTAAAGCGCTTGCTATGGCTTTTGATATTTCTAAATTCACTTTTGATATCATTCCGCTTGTATTTAGGTAGTTGCTTGCGGCGCTTGCATCATCTAAAAATAGACTAACTCCGCCTTTTCTTATATAGTTTATCGTTTGACCGGGATCAAAAACTTTGTAAGGCGCGAAATAAAACAAGACCTCATATCTTCTGGTCTTATCAAAAAATATATCGTTTTTAAAATGCATTTGAGCTAAATTCACGTCAAATAGCTCAGGTTTTAGTATCGTTTTAATCGGAAAATTATTATTTAAGAATAATGGATCTTTTAAAAATACCATCTTTAATCCATCGGCTGCAGCTGGATAGTTATTTGTTTTAATGTCTATTAAAGCCAGTATCGAGTCGATTTTATCAGTGTTACTTTCGCTTTTAAGAGCGATATTTAACTTGTTTCTAGCCTTATCATATTCCCCTTCTTTAGCGTAAAGCATACCAAGGGTTAAGCTTGCATCAAATTCCTTTTGTTTTTCTAGTAGTTCTATAGCCTCTTTGTTTTGATTTAAATAACTTAAAATTTTTGCACTAAGGTACTCATATTTGTCTTTATAGTGTCCGTTGACAGGATGGGAAAGTGCTCGCAAAGCCTCTATATAATGACCTTTGTAGTAGTTTATAAGTGCATAGTAGTAGTTATAAAGTGGGGAATCTGACTCATCTTGAAGAAATGAATTTGCTAAATCTATATAGTATTGAAAATTTTGCTTATTATTAAGCTCTAGCGAACATACAGCCGCATTTATAGCACTTACGGCTATATTTTCTTTATTGTTGATCGCTTTTTTAAATGACTCTAGCGCATCATTAAATTTTTGTTGTCTCATTTGAGATACGCCTAAGTTGTAGTTTGATAAAGACTCGTTAAAAATTGCTATGTTTTCATAAATTTTAAGCGCTTCAAATTTATTACCCTTTTCATAGAGTAAATTTGCTTTTTGTATCATATCATCTATCTTTGAAGCGCCAAATTTCTGTATTTCAAAGCGGTCTTCGATATCTCTTGCGAGTTTAGACGGATCAATATCTGAACTCTTATCTTCTTTGAAAACAAAAAATAAAATTATAGCTATTAGTATAGCCGATACTAAGGATGCAATTGCGACGATTATTAAAAGCTTTTTTTTGCTTTTTTTGACAACGATCTTCTCAGGTTGATCTGATTTGGCTTGCTCCTCTTGCAAACTATCAAGGGAGATAAGCCCTTCATCTTGAGGTTTTTCGTTTTTTGATTCGTCGGCTTCCTCTAGTATGACTACATTTTCTTCAGCCACTACATATACCTTTTAAGAACCTCTGGAATTTCTATCGTGCCGTCGCTTTTTTGGTAGTTTTCCATGATGGCTATAAGCGTTCTGCCTACCGCTAAGCTTGAGCCGTTAAGTGTGTGAACGAGCGTGTTTTTCTTGCCGTCTTTGAAGCGAATTTTTGCCCTTCTTGCTTGAAAATCACGAGTGTTTGAGACCGAGCTTATCTCTCGGTATCTATTTTGCCCCGGCAACCAAACTTCAAGGTCGATGGTTTTTGCCGCACTAAAGCCAAGATCTCCGCTACAAAGAAGCAGATGTCGGTGTGGCAAGCCAAGTGAAGTAAGCAGGTCGCTAGCACACGCCACCATGTCCTCAAATACCTTTTCGCTTTGATCAGGCGTCGTTATGCTTACAAGCTCAACCTTTTCAAACTGGTGCTGGCGTATCATGCCACGCGTATCTTTGCCCGCAGAGCCCGCCTCTTGGCGAAAGCAAGCCGAGTAGCAAGTCATCTTTATAGGTAGGTTGCCGGCATCGATGATTTCGTCGTTATATAAATTTGTAACAGGAACTTCGCTAGTTGGGATTAGATACAAGTCTTCGTCGCGAATTTTATAAAGATCTTCTTCAAATTTTGGCAGCTGTCCTGTGCCGTAAAGCGTGCGTGAATTTACCAAAAACGGCACGTTTACCAGCTCAAATCCACGAGCCATGTTAAAATCAATCATATAATTAACAAGCGCTCTGCTAAGCTTTGCACCGTCTCCCTTTAGCACCGTAAAGCGGCTTCCCGCAAGCTTTGCCCCACGCTCGAAATCAAGCCAACCAAGCTTCTCGCCAAGCTCGTAGTGTTCCTTTGGCTCAAAGTCCAATTTGCGCGGCTCAAGCACTTTTTTAAGCTCGACATTATCATCCTCGTCTTTTCCAAAAGGCACGTCATCATCGGTGATATTTGGCACGCCTGACGCTATGCCGTCAAGCTTTTCGTCAAGCTCGCGAACCACTTTTTCGGCTTCATTCATCGCGACTTTGTTTAGATTTAGTTCCTCTTTAAGCATGCTTACGTCCTCGCCGTTTCTTGCTTTGATACCAAGCTCCTTGCTTTTAGCGTTTTGGATAGCTTGAAGGCTTTCTAAATTTTGGCGTTTTGCTTTAAGTTCGTTAAAAGTCGCTAAAAGTTCGCTTAGAACCTCTTCTTTTATCTTTTTCCCTCGTAGTTTTGATACGAATTCATCGTAGTTTGTTTCAAGTAGTTTTAAATTTATCATTCTAATACCTATCTATAAATTCCCGTTGCTTCACGCACTCTTTCAATGAGCGGAAGCGCTACTTCGCGAGCCTTTTTTGCGCCCGCCAACAATATCTCATTCACCTCGTTTTCATGACTTAAGTAGTATTCGTATTTTTGCCTTGCTGAAGCAAAATACTCCCACACCAGTTCGTTTAGATACATTTTAAAGTGTCCATGCCCTTCACCGCCACGCTCATAACGCTCCTGAAGCGCTTTTTGCCCACTCTCGTCCAAAAACAGCTTCGCGATATTATATACGTTACAGCCTCTCCACTCTTTTGGCTCTTCTAGGCTTGCGCTATCCGTTACTATTGAGCCAATTTGCTTTTTAAGCGTTTTTGCGTCGCTAAAGATATCGATCGTATTTTTATAGCTTTTACTCATTTTAGCGCCATCAGTTCCAGGCACTGTTGCGACGTTTTCATCGACTTTGCTTTCGGGTAGAGTAAAAATTTCTCCATGTTCGTTGTTAAATTTAATAGCTATGTCGCGGGCTATCTCAACGTGCTGAATTTGATCTTTGCCGACAGGAACGACGTTTGCTCTAAATAGCAAGATATCGGCAGCCATAAGCACGGGATAGCTAAAAAGCCCATGATTTGCGCTTATGCCTTTTGCTGTTTTGTCTTTGTAGCTGTGAGCGCGTTCAAGCAGTCCCATCGGAGTGTATTGACTTAGCACCCAGTATAGCTCAAGCACCTCTTTTACGTCGCTTTGCACCCAAAACACGCTTTTGTTAGGATCAATACCAAGCGCAAGAAACGCACATGCCGCTTCAAAGGTATTTTGCTTAAGTCTACTCGCCTCGCTAACCGAAGTCATGGCGTGGTAGTTTGCGATAAACATAAACATATCGCTGCTATCTTGCGCATCAACCATTTGCTTTATCGAGGCGAAATAGTTGCCCAGATGGAGTTTGCCTGAGGGTTGAAGTCCTGTTAGTACTCTCAAATTTTCATCCTTTTTTAAGCTTAAATTTTAATTTTTCTCAAATTTGAGTCGTAAAATTTAAACCATACGTTCATTTTTTAATCTTATTTACAATCTCTTTAACTATATTTTTAGCGCTCTTGCCTTCGACATCAACTATGATATCGGCTTTTTTCTCGTAAATTTTCTTTCTTGTTTTAAATAGCTCTTTTGCTTTGTCTCTATCTTTTAAAAGCGGACGTTTAGCAAATTTCTTCTGGGCATTTTGGCTATTTTCTATGCGTTTTATTATGCCATCAAAGCTTGATTTTAGATATATCACGGTGCCGATTTTGTTTAAATTTTTAACGTTTACAAAGCCTCCGCCGCCTGCTATCACGCAGTTTTGCACGTTAGCGGCTAAATTTTTAGCGACTAAGCTTTCTTGCTTTCTAAAATACTCTTCGCCCTTTGTCTCAAAAATTTCGCGAATTTTTAGATTTTCACTGCTTTCGATAAGATCGTCCGTATCAAGCATAAGTCGTTTTAGTTTTTTGCAAAGCTCCCTTGCTACCGTTCCTTTGCCAACTCCCATGAAGCCGATTAAGACTATATTATTGCTCATCTTTTTCCTCGCTATCGCTGTTTCTGTTTTTTGGTATGAGTACGACAGGAACGCCGCTTAGTTCAAATTTCTCGCGCAGTTTGTTTGTAAGATAGCGTTTGTAGCTAAAGTGAAGTGCGCGCGGACGGTTCATGATAAGAGCTATCTTAGGCGGTGCAAATCCAAACTGCACGGCATAATAAATCTTCACGCTCTTGCCTTTTTCGCGCGGTATCGGGTGAATTTTGGTCGCCTCTTTGATGAGTTCGTTTAGTTTTGAGGTTTGAATTTTTTGAGTGAAATTTTTATAAACTTCAAAAATGAGCGAGTAAATTTTATGCACTCTCTTGCCGCCAAGCGCGCTAACGCTGATTATTGGAGCGTAGGTTAGAAATTTAAACTTATCTTTGATGATCTTTTTCATCTCGTCAAACTCCACTTCGCTCTTATCCCACTTGTTTAGCACTATTATCACGCCGAGGTTAAATTTGCTAGCAAGCCCTGCGATACGCTCATCAAGCTCGGTTAGCGGCTCTGAGATATCAAGCACGAGTAGGGCGATATCTGTGTTTTCAAGTACGCTTTCGGTTCTATTAAGCGCGTATCTTTCGATGCCTTCTATCTTGCCGCGCTTTCTAATGCCGGCGGTATCTACAAATTCGATCACTCTATCTTCATAAACGAAAGTTTCATTTACAGGATCTATCGTGGTGCCTGCCACATCGCTTACAACGGCTCTTGCGTCTTTAACCAAAGCGTTTAAAAGCGAGCTTTTGCCCACGTTTACACGTCCTATGATGCCAACTCTTATGTTTTTTTCTTCAAAATTTTGCTCGCCTTCTTCGTCAAGAGTCTCTAAAAAATCATCAAAATCTTCATCCAAATCAGGTTTTATCTCATCTTTAAGATGCCTATAAATCCACTCGCTAAGCTCATCAACTCCGGCGTTGTGAGTAACTGAGATGGCAAACAGATCCTTTGCGCCAAAGCTATCAAATTCCCAAGCTCGTTGCTCGTCTTTTTTGCTATCTACTTTATTTATGACAAGTGCGGTTGGAATTCCTAGTCTTAAAAGTGCGTAAAACATCGCCTTGTCTTCGTCATCAGGGAAATTTTTGCCGTCTACCATGTAGATGATCGCATCTGAGTTTTGAGCCTCTTTGAGCGTTTTTTCTTTGACATTTCTAAAAAGCTCACTACTATCGTCAAGTCCGCCGCTATCAACCAAAATACACTTTTTATCGTCAATCGTTATCTCTGCTTTGTTTGTGTCGCGAGTAGTTCCGCTTACGTCTGAAGTGATGGCTATGCGCCTCTTTGCTAAACGGTTAAAAAGCGAGCTTTTGCCTACGTTTGGCTTTCCGACAAGTATGATTTTTTGCACTTTGTATTCCTTTAAATTTTGCTATTATACAAATTTTTAACTTACAATGTTTATAAATTA
This Campylobacter sp. RM16192 DNA region includes the following protein-coding sequences:
- a CDS encoding shikimate kinase, giving the protein MSNNIVLIGFMGVGKGTVARELCKKLKRLMLDTDDLIESSENLKIREIFETKGEEYFRKQESLVAKNLAANVQNCVIAGGGGFVNVKNLNKIGTVIYLKSSFDGIIKRIENSQNAQKKFAKRPLLKDRDKAKELFKTRKKIYEKKADIIVDVEGKSAKNIVKEIVNKIKK
- the serS gene encoding serine--tRNA ligase — translated: MINLKLLETNYDEFVSKLRGKKIKEEVLSELLATFNELKAKRQNLESLQAIQNAKSKELGIKARNGEDVSMLKEELNLNKVAMNEAEKVVRELDEKLDGIASGVPNITDDDVPFGKDEDDNVELKKVLEPRKLDFEPKEHYELGEKLGWLDFERGAKLAGSRFTVLKGDGAKLSRALVNYMIDFNMARGFELVNVPFLVNSRTLYGTGQLPKFEEDLYKIRDEDLYLIPTSEVPVTNLYNDEIIDAGNLPIKMTCYSACFRQEAGSAGKDTRGMIRQHQFEKVELVSITTPDQSEKVFEDMVACASDLLTSLGLPHRHLLLCSGDLGFSAAKTIDLEVWLPGQNRYREISSVSNTRDFQARRAKIRFKDGKKNTLVHTLNGSSLAVGRTLIAIMENYQKSDGTIEIPEVLKRYM
- a CDS encoding GTP pyrophosphokinase; the encoded protein is MAEENVVILEEADESKNEKPQDEGLISLDSLQEEQAKSDQPEKIVVKKSKKKLLIIVAIASLVSAILIAIILFFVFKEDKSSDIDPSKLARDIEDRFEIQKFGASKIDDMIQKANLLYEKGNKFEALKIYENIAIFNESLSNYNLGVSQMRQQKFNDALESFKKAINNKENIAVSAINAAVCSLELNNKQNFQYYIDLANSFLQDESDSPLYNYYYALINYYKGHYIEALRALSHPVNGHYKDKYEYLSAKILSYLNQNKEAIELLEKQKEFDASLTLGMLYAKEGEYDKARNKLNIALKSESNTDKIDSILALIDIKTNNYPAAADGLKMVFLKDPLFLNNNFPIKTILKPELFDVNLAQMHFKNDIFFDKTRRYEVLFYFAPYKVFDPGQTINYIRKGGVSLFLDDASAASNYLNTSGMISKVNLEISKAIASALNYKLKEANTHFAKLISIYPEHSVLHYNLALSYAQLGNFSLAAKHFITSYHLDPTNHLAGIFGAISNDINSINNTKFIKEITENLAQDPNIKEVNLYKALMELISGNQNALIRWLEEEKEESAINLAFDAIIAKIANRDEDFIAKSEILKSKLPDDVISNILSFISKFKDSNIKEYVRQIQIYFHNKELNEAAFYHGANIIKEQYIKLLQISGLLNYEREKLKKLIANGNQNDINLLQTLAYIDIFTNDFEESYQIYNKIIDEFKITDAGTLFLTSVAAIGSNHSQNAIALLELSKLTDPNAFESRLALALLYQEIGNIDAAVIQYNLIKDNKFKSKFFDFTLKH
- the trpS gene encoding tryptophan--tRNA ligase → MRVLTGLQPSGKLHLGNYFASIKQMVDAQDSSDMFMFIANYHAMTSVSEASRLKQNTFEAACAFLALGIDPNKSVFWVQSDVKEVLELYWVLSQYTPMGLLERAHSYKDKTAKGISANHGLFSYPVLMAADILLFRANVVPVGKDQIQHVEIARDIAIKFNNEHGEIFTLPESKVDENVATVPGTDGAKMSKSYKNTIDIFSDAKTLKKQIGSIVTDSASLEEPKEWRGCNVYNIAKLFLDESGQKALQERYERGGEGHGHFKMYLNELVWEYFASARQKYEYYLSHENEVNEILLAGAKKAREVALPLIERVREATGIYR
- the der gene encoding ribosome biogenesis GTPase Der, yielding MQKIILVGKPNVGKSSLFNRLAKRRIAITSDVSGTTRDTNKAEITIDDKKCILVDSGGLDDSSELFRNVKEKTLKEAQNSDAIIYMVDGKNFPDDEDKAMFYALLRLGIPTALVINKVDSKKDEQRAWEFDSFGAKDLFAISVTHNAGVDELSEWIYRHLKDEIKPDLDEDFDDFLETLDEEGEQNFEEKNIRVGIIGRVNVGKSSLLNALVKDARAVVSDVAGTTIDPVNETFVYEDRVIEFVDTAGIRKRGKIEGIERYALNRTESVLENTDIALLVLDISEPLTELDERIAGLASKFNLGVIIVLNKWDKSEVEFDEMKKIIKDKFKFLTYAPIISVSALGGKRVHKIYSLIFEVYKNFTQKIQTSKLNELIKEATKIHPIPREKGKSVKIYYAVQFGFAPPKIALIMNRPRALHFSYKRYLTNKLREKFELSGVPVVLIPKNRNSDSEEKDEQ